The following proteins come from a genomic window of Methanocella conradii HZ254:
- a CDS encoding transposase, producing MSWGCALVLDRGFSSYDTVRFLGEKGVKYILPAKRNSLLYKEKTMLDSHFFYHKRLVKTGKKKDARFFVYVYEDQDLLLEETRTLYERLDKGLERGCFEKSLEKAGRIIIMSNVDTSCEQIVQDVQEPRQYREDVRHVQDRPRC from the coding sequence TTGTCATGGGGATGTGCCTTGGTCCTTGATCGTGGTTTCAGCAGCTATGATACGGTACGGTTCCTCGGGGAAAAAGGCGTGAAATACATATTACCTGCTAAAAGAAACAGCTTGCTGTACAAAGAAAAAACAATGCTTGACAGCCATTTCTTTTATCATAAACGATTAGTGAAAACCGGGAAGAAAAAGGATGCCAGGTTCTTTGTATACGTGTACGAGGACCAGGACTTGCTATTGGAAGAGACCAGGACGTTGTACGAACGCCTCGACAAGGGCCTGGAACGGGGATGTTTCGAGAAGAGCCTTGAGAAGGCCGGGCGCATCATCATCATGAGCAACGTGGACACGAGTTGCGAACAAATTGTACAAGATGTACAAGAGCCGCGACAATATCGAGAAGATGTTCGACACGTACAAGACCGTCCTCGATGCTGA